A portion of the Adhaeribacter radiodurans genome contains these proteins:
- a CDS encoding T9SS type A sorting domain-containing protein, with protein MKFSAPTSSIVAEREATPAEEAVSVTRTLTAYPNPFQGRVTVQFTLPQSQSAIIKVYDNQGKEITTLFNSQAQANLTYHVEWQASTKPAGLYLLQLQTPSLRQQEKLILVK; from the coding sequence GTGAAATTCTCTGCTCCAACCAGTTCGATCGTAGCCGAAAGAGAAGCTACTCCAGCTGAGGAAGCTGTTTCTGTTACTCGGACTTTGACTGCTTATCCGAACCCGTTCCAAGGCAGAGTAACCGTGCAATTTACCTTACCACAAAGCCAATCGGCAATCATCAAAGTCTATGACAATCAAGGAAAAGAAATTACAACTTTGTTTAACAGCCAGGCGCAAGCTAATCTAACCTACCATGTAGAATGGCAAGCAAGTACAAAACCCGCTGGTTTGTACTTACTGCAACTGCAAACACCTAGCCTCCGCCAACAGGAGAAATTGATTTTAGTTAAATAA
- a CDS encoding DNRLRE domain-containing protein has translation MKQVLLCSGQAPSGYIRNLYQQLCPLRQKGLLLLMENKPLKIKILSPLFVNLILLFTLLSSSNPAFSQYKKVVPAKAPVTVSIPADKDNAISSTNSTKNEGSLVNLHVGRTGTQGGNTVQRALFHFDLSRIPAGSKINAATLTLTVTRAKGMVPVALHKLTANWGELESTWSHASLPGTPWTTPGGDFNPTASASTGDVATGPLVISDLTADVQAWVDNPAGNFGWLLKVVNEEPTFTAKLIASRENTVESLRPILSITYTLNEGWDQRYGGLGNEGFTTIIKTADGGYLSGGYTNSNVSGDKTQPSQGKNDYWIVKSDDLGKKLWDKRFGGTDDDYLNRIIQTKDGGFLLAGSSLSGKNGDKTETSRGNRDYWVVKINKEGTKQWDKRYGGSGYDELKKVIQLSTGEYILAGYSNSPAGGDKSQNSQGKNDFWIVKINNTGSKIWDKRYGGNLDEALGGIVQTSDEGYLLGGSSLSGKSGDKSRVNRGGNDFWLIRLDKDGTKIWDKTYGGSGHDEVYSVGKVGNNFFISGQSNSPAGGDKTLGSQGGKDFWLMKISSTGAKVWDQRYGGSLDEELRASIQTRDGGYLLAGKSFSNKSGDKTQDSQGSSDYWIVKTDANGKYQWDKRYGGIDAEELRAVIQGNDGSFLLAGKSTSGVSGNRTQPSQGGYDFWLVKVAPETTPIVTAREIMLVAEPAAEATLSLLQAHPNPSSGTFIISFALPQTQPAQVKVYNSQGGEVANLFTGEAQANQKYQVEWQAGKQASGMYLLQLQTPTQKQQQKLLLTK, from the coding sequence ATGAAACAAGTTTTACTTTGTTCTGGGCAAGCCCCAAGTGGTTATATCCGGAACCTTTACCAGCAGTTGTGCCCGTTAAGGCAAAAAGGTTTGCTGTTATTAATGGAGAATAAGCCATTAAAAATAAAGATCTTATCCCCATTATTTGTAAACCTTATTCTACTTTTTACTTTATTATCTTCCTCTAATCCTGCTTTCTCCCAATATAAAAAGGTAGTACCAGCCAAAGCTCCCGTAACCGTTTCTATCCCCGCTGATAAGGACAATGCTATATCTTCGACTAATTCTACAAAAAATGAAGGCTCCCTAGTCAATCTTCATGTAGGCAGAACCGGAACCCAGGGCGGGAATACAGTACAAAGAGCCTTATTTCACTTTGACCTTAGCCGCATTCCGGCCGGAAGTAAAATTAATGCCGCTACTCTTACCTTAACTGTAACGAGAGCCAAGGGAATGGTTCCGGTAGCTTTGCATAAATTAACCGCCAATTGGGGAGAATTAGAGTCCACCTGGAGCCATGCTTCTTTACCTGGTACCCCCTGGACTACCCCCGGCGGCGATTTTAATCCAACGGCTTCTGCCAGTACGGGTGATGTTGCAACAGGTCCTTTGGTTATTTCTGATTTAACCGCTGATGTTCAAGCCTGGGTAGATAACCCAGCGGGTAACTTTGGGTGGCTTTTAAAAGTAGTAAACGAGGAACCTACCTTTACGGCTAAGCTCATTGCTTCACGAGAAAATACTGTTGAATCCCTCCGGCCCATTCTGAGTATCACCTATACCCTTAACGAAGGCTGGGACCAGCGCTATGGCGGTTTGGGCAACGAAGGCTTTACCACTATTATTAAAACAGCGGATGGCGGCTATTTATCCGGTGGTTATACCAACTCTAACGTGAGCGGCGATAAAACCCAACCTAGTCAGGGCAAAAATGATTATTGGATTGTAAAAAGTGATGACTTGGGCAAGAAACTCTGGGACAAACGCTTTGGGGGTACGGATGATGATTACCTGAATCGCATTATTCAAACGAAAGACGGCGGTTTCTTATTAGCGGGGTCTTCCTTATCGGGTAAAAATGGCGATAAAACAGAGACAAGCCGGGGAAACCGGGATTACTGGGTAGTAAAAATAAATAAGGAGGGCACTAAGCAATGGGATAAACGGTACGGAGGCTCGGGCTACGACGAGCTCAAAAAAGTTATTCAACTTTCTACCGGCGAATACATTTTAGCAGGTTACAGCAACTCCCCGGCTGGCGGCGATAAAAGCCAAAATAGCCAGGGCAAAAACGACTTCTGGATTGTTAAAATAAACAATACAGGTAGCAAAATTTGGGATAAACGCTACGGTGGTAACTTAGATGAGGCTTTAGGAGGCATTGTGCAGACCTCAGATGAGGGCTATTTGTTAGGTGGCAGTTCCTTATCAGGCAAGAGCGGCGATAAAAGCAGAGTAAACCGTGGAGGCAACGATTTCTGGTTAATCCGGTTGGATAAAGATGGTACTAAAATCTGGGATAAAACCTATGGTGGCAGCGGTCACGACGAAGTTTATTCTGTCGGAAAAGTAGGCAACAATTTCTTTATCTCTGGCCAGAGTAATTCTCCCGCCGGCGGCGATAAAACGTTGGGCAGTCAGGGCGGTAAAGATTTTTGGTTGATGAAAATTTCGAGTACAGGTGCTAAAGTGTGGGACCAGCGCTATGGCGGCAGTTTAGACGAAGAATTACGGGCTAGTATCCAGACGCGGGATGGCGGGTATTTACTGGCTGGTAAATCGTTCTCAAATAAAAGTGGCGACAAAACCCAAGACAGCCAAGGCAGTAGCGATTACTGGATCGTGAAAACCGATGCCAACGGCAAATACCAGTGGGATAAACGCTACGGGGGCATCGATGCCGAAGAACTTCGGGCAGTTATTCAAGGAAATGACGGTAGCTTCTTGCTGGCCGGTAAATCAACCTCGGGGGTGAGTGGCAATCGAACCCAACCCAGCCAGGGCGGTTATGATTTTTGGCTGGTGAAGGTAGCCCCGGAAACTACACCCATTGTAACAGCCAGAGAAATCATGTTGGTAGCAGAACCGGCAGCAGAAGCAACACTCAGTCTGCTCCAGGCTCACCCCAATCCGTCTTCGGGTACGTTTATAATTAGTTTTGCTTTGCCCCAAACGCAACCTGCTCAAGTAAAAGTGTACAATAGCCAAGGCGGGGAAGTAGCCAATTTGTTTACCGGTGAGGCGCAAGCCAACCAAAAATATCAGGTTGAATGGCAAGCCGGAAAGCAAGCATCTGGAATGTATCTATTGCAACTACAAACCCCAACGCAAAAGCAACAACAGAAATTACTATTAACGAAGTAA